Proteins from a genomic interval of Sparus aurata chromosome 21, fSpaAur1.1, whole genome shotgun sequence:
- the eif4e2 gene encoding eukaryotic translation initiation factor 4E type 2 isoform X3 translates to MNNKFDALKDDDSGDHDQDQGSPKDSEKEKTEDEDKEQNSSKKKMVVPGAGEHPLQYNYTFWYSRRTPGRPASTQSYEQNIKQIGSFASVEQFWRFYSHMIRPGDLTGHSDFHLFKEGIKPMWEDDANKMGGKWIIRLRKGLASRCWENLILAMLGEQFMVGEEICGAVVSVRFQEDIISIWNKTASDQATTARIRDTLRRVLNLPPNTIMEYKTHTDSIKYSMGRLPWSGEC, encoded by the exons ATGAACAACAAATTTGACGC TCTGAAAGATGATGACAGTGGAGACCACGACCAGGACCAAGGCTCACCGAAAGACAGTGAGAAGGAAAAAACTGAAGACGAGGATAAGGAACAGAACAGCTCTAAGAAAAAG ATGGTGGTGCCAGGGGCAGGAGAGCACCCTCTACAATACAACTACACCTTCTGGTACTCCAGACGCACCCCAGGGAGACCAGCCAGTACTCAGAGCTACGAACAGAACATTAAGCAGATTGGCAGCTTCGCCTCG GTGGAGCAGTTCTGGCGTTTCTATAGTCACATGATCCGGCCAGGCGATCTGACGGGCCATAGTGACTTCCACCTCTTCAAGGAGGGTATTAAACCCATGTGGGAG GATGATGCCAATAAGATGGGTGGAAAGTGGATCATCCGTCTGAGGAAAGGCCTGGCGTCCCGGTGCTGGGAGAACTTGATCCTGGCCATGCTCGGGGAGCAGTTCATGGTAGGAGAGGAGATCTGCGGGGCGGTGGTGTCAGTACGCTTCCAG GAGGACATCATCTCCATCTGGAACAAAACCGCAAGTGACCAGGCGACAACAGCTCGTATCAGAGACACCCTGCGCCGAGTCTTGAACCTGCCTCCCAACACCATAATGGAGTACAagactcacacagacagcaTTAAGTAT AGCATGGGAAGACTTCCATGGTCTGGTGAATGCTAG
- the eif4e2 gene encoding eukaryotic translation initiation factor 4E type 2 isoform X1 has product MNNKFDALKDDDSGDHDQDQGSPKDSEKEKTEDEDKEQNSSKKKMVVPGAGEHPLQYNYTFWYSRRTPGRPASTQSYEQNIKQIGSFASVEQFWRFYSHMIRPGDLTGHSDFHLFKEGIKPMWEDDANKMGGKWIIRLRKGLASRCWENLILAMLGEQFMVGEEICGAVVSVRFQEDIISIWNKTASDQATTARIRDTLRRVLNLPPNTIMEYKTHTDSIKYVCLFVLLYSHHTLSPYTYTFLHENTHNNANLQTHAYNLCTSHPGGIVGFYSDYTARVLL; this is encoded by the exons ATGAACAACAAATTTGACGC TCTGAAAGATGATGACAGTGGAGACCACGACCAGGACCAAGGCTCACCGAAAGACAGTGAGAAGGAAAAAACTGAAGACGAGGATAAGGAACAGAACAGCTCTAAGAAAAAG ATGGTGGTGCCAGGGGCAGGAGAGCACCCTCTACAATACAACTACACCTTCTGGTACTCCAGACGCACCCCAGGGAGACCAGCCAGTACTCAGAGCTACGAACAGAACATTAAGCAGATTGGCAGCTTCGCCTCG GTGGAGCAGTTCTGGCGTTTCTATAGTCACATGATCCGGCCAGGCGATCTGACGGGCCATAGTGACTTCCACCTCTTCAAGGAGGGTATTAAACCCATGTGGGAG GATGATGCCAATAAGATGGGTGGAAAGTGGATCATCCGTCTGAGGAAAGGCCTGGCGTCCCGGTGCTGGGAGAACTTGATCCTGGCCATGCTCGGGGAGCAGTTCATGGTAGGAGAGGAGATCTGCGGGGCGGTGGTGTCAGTACGCTTCCAG GAGGACATCATCTCCATCTGGAACAAAACCGCAAGTGACCAGGCGACAACAGCTCGTATCAGAGACACCCTGCGCCGAGTCTTGAACCTGCCTCCCAACACCATAATGGAGTACAagactcacacagacagcaTTAAGTATGTATGTCTCTTCGTTTTGTTATATTCCCATCACACACTCTCCCCTTATACATATACATTcttacatgaaaacacacataataATGCTAATCTACAAACGCATGCTTACAATCTTTGCACTTCTCACCCAGGAGGCATTGTGGGGTTTTACTCAGACTATACTGCCCGAGTGTTGCTTTAA
- the chrng gene encoding acetylcholine receptor subunit gamma isoform X1 — MDSGPPLSLTLLVRVFMISATASALNLEGELFKDLMKGYNKNVRPMEKSGDITQVHIKMTLTNLISLNEKEEALTTSVWIEMQWCDYRLRWDQPPRSALYGNITSQMRVPSKSIWLPDVILENNVDGQFEVAYYCNALVSPDGCVYWLPPAIYRSACAITVNYFPFDWQNCTMVFRSQTYSANEIELVLSQEDNHTLEWVDIDPEAFTENGEWVIRHRPAKRVINTQHMKDELGYQELVFFLIIERKPLFYIINIIAPCVLFSSLCLLVFYLPAKAGGQKCTMSIATLLGQTVFLFLIAKKVPETSRAVPLIGKYLMFAMSVTTMVVMNCVIVLNVSLRTPNTHIMTDKVRKILLNVLPRLLRMQMQPWTPNSEYAPEAGNSKTLATERHLVPCRRRSSITLITKAEEYVMKTARSELMFTKLKERNGLMKSVLEKLHDGLEGGTAEQLSISLAKASPELKKCVASCKHIAETARQQSNFQNENEEWFLVARVIDRVCFIIMALVFFIGTIGIFLMGHFNQPPSSPFLGDPKKYLPPINNLTDLTGTDFLG; from the exons ATGGATTCTGGACCTCCGCTCTCGCTGACACTCCTCGTAAGGGTGTTTATGATTTCTGCCACAG CATCAGCGCTCAACCTCGAAGGGGAGCTTTTTAAAGATTTGATGAAAGGCTACAACAAGAATGTCCGGCCGATGGAGAAGAGCGGTGACATCACTCAGGTCCACATCAAGATGACTCTCACCAACCTCATCTCTCTG AATGAAAAGGAGGAGGCCCTGACGACGAGCGTCTGGATAGAAATG CAATGGTGTGACTACAGGCTCAGATGGGACCAGCCGCCCAGGTCAGCTCTGTACGGGAACATCACCTCCCAGATGCGGGTCCCCTCTAAGAGCATCTGGCTGCCGGACGTCATACTGGAGAACAA TGTGGATGGACAGTTTGAGGTTGCATATTACTGCAATGCGCTGGTGTCTCCTGACGGCTGCGTGTACTGGCTTCCTCCTGCCATCTACCGCAGTGCGTGCGCCATCACTGTCAACTACTTCCCCTTTGACTGGCAGAACTGCACCATGGTCTTCCG CTCCCAGACTTACAGTGCCAACGAGATTGAACTGGTCCTCTCACAGGAAGATAACCACACGTTGGAGTGGGTGGATATCGACCCAGAGGCTTTCACAG AAAATGGAGAGTGGGTCATCAGACACAGGCCGGCCAAGAGGGTGATCAACACCCAGCACATGAAGGACGAGCTGGGGTACCAGGAGCTGgtcttcttcctcatcatcgAGAGGAAGCCCCTCTTctacatcatcaacatcatcgcTCCCTGTGtgctcttctcctccctctgcctcctcgTCTTCTACTTACCTGCCAAAG CGGGCGGTCAGAAGTGCACCATGTCTATCGCCACTCTTCTGGGCCAGACTGTGTTCCTCTTCCTTATCGCCAAGAAGGTTCCGGAGACTTCGAGGGCAGTGCCTCTTATTGGCAA GTATTTGATGTTTGCGATGTCAGTGACCACGATGGTGGTGATGAACTGTGTGATAGTCCTCAACGTCTCCCTGAGAACCCCGAACACTCACATAATGACAGACAAAGTCCGAAAG ATCCTTCTAAACGTCCTGCCTCGGCTGCTGAGAATGCAGATGCAACCCTGGACACCAAACAGTGAATACGCCCCAGAAGCTGGAAACAGTAAAACTCTGGCAACAGAGAGGCACCTGGTCCCCTGTCGACGCCGCAGCTCCATAACGCTCATCACCAAGGCGGAGGAATATGTGATGAAGACAGCTCGGTCTGAACTCATGTTCACCAAACTCAAAGAGAGAAACGGATTGATGAAATCAGTACTCGAGAAGCTAC ATGATGGGCTGGAGGGAGGCACCGCCGAGCAGCTCAGTATCAGCCTGGCGAAGGCCTCTCCAGAGCTGAAGAAGTGCGTGGCCTCCTGCAAACACATAGCTGAGACTGCAAGACAACAGAGCAACTTCCAGAAT GAGAATGAAGAGTGGTTCCTTGTGGCCCGGGTGATCGACAGGGTCTGTTTTATCATCATGGCGTTGGTGTTTTTCATCGGCACGATCGGGATCTTCCTGATGGGCCATTTCAACCAGCCTCCCTCCTCGCCTTTCCTCGGGGATCCCAAGAAGTATCTCCCTCCAATAAACAATCTCACTGATCTAACTGGGACGGACTTCCTTGGCTGA
- the eif4e2 gene encoding eukaryotic translation initiation factor 4E type 2 isoform X4 translates to MNNKFDALKDDDSGDHDQDQGSPKDSEKEKTEDEDKEQNSSKKKMVVPGAGEHPLQYNYTFWYSRRTPGRPASTQSYEQNIKQIGSFASVEQFWRFYSHMIRPGDLTGHSDFHLFKEGIKPMWEDDANKMGGKWIIRLRKGLASRCWENLILAMLGEQFMVGEEICGAVVSVRFQEDIISIWNKTASDQATTARIRDTLRRVLNLPPNTIMEYKTHTDSIKGVYM, encoded by the exons ATGAACAACAAATTTGACGC TCTGAAAGATGATGACAGTGGAGACCACGACCAGGACCAAGGCTCACCGAAAGACAGTGAGAAGGAAAAAACTGAAGACGAGGATAAGGAACAGAACAGCTCTAAGAAAAAG ATGGTGGTGCCAGGGGCAGGAGAGCACCCTCTACAATACAACTACACCTTCTGGTACTCCAGACGCACCCCAGGGAGACCAGCCAGTACTCAGAGCTACGAACAGAACATTAAGCAGATTGGCAGCTTCGCCTCG GTGGAGCAGTTCTGGCGTTTCTATAGTCACATGATCCGGCCAGGCGATCTGACGGGCCATAGTGACTTCCACCTCTTCAAGGAGGGTATTAAACCCATGTGGGAG GATGATGCCAATAAGATGGGTGGAAAGTGGATCATCCGTCTGAGGAAAGGCCTGGCGTCCCGGTGCTGGGAGAACTTGATCCTGGCCATGCTCGGGGAGCAGTTCATGGTAGGAGAGGAGATCTGCGGGGCGGTGGTGTCAGTACGCTTCCAG GAGGACATCATCTCCATCTGGAACAAAACCGCAAGTGACCAGGCGACAACAGCTCGTATCAGAGACACCCTGCGCCGAGTCTTGAACCTGCCTCCCAACACCATAATGGAGTACAagactcacacagacagcaTTAA GGGCGTGTATATGTAA
- the LOC115572617 gene encoding phospholipid scramblase family member 5 — translation MFYTMSAVTSQPLPFDRLEREKHIQMIFSAFQNRCGPSCQCHRESDEQLSGLTPGRKTEHMHPPRKVKRPGVEEQWPGGVAGSHFMSVLETVSQLHVTARPELQGPQCVPRRIYSITAGGSRSQLIVAVEESSCVCLQCCGPARACSLQGFDCQGRQVFYFERPLRVDACCLGCCLMEMRAYTPQKHLIGSVCQRWSMFTPLLEVCDAEGASTARIQGSCCPSRCFSNQQFQIVSNVGENVGTIWKKWPGFNDEHNMDHEYFGLEVPQRMEAHTKLLMLAATFLLNHMFFEMS, via the exons ATG ttttacacCATGTCAGCGGTCACCAGTCAGCCTCTTCCCTTTGATCGACTGGAGCGAGAAAAACACATCCAGATGATCTTCAGCGCCTTCCAGAACCGCTGTGGGCCCTCGTGTCAGTGCCACCGGGAATCAGATGAGCAGCTGTCGGGCCTGACTCCTGGGAGGAAGACGGAGCACATGCATCCACCGCGGAAAGTGAAGAGGCCAGGGGTGGAGGAGCAGTGGCCTGGAGGTGTAGCGGGATCACACTTTATGTCTGTGCTGGAGACAGTCAGTCAACTACATGTCACCGCCAGACCGGAGCTGCAGG GTCCACAGTGTGTTCCCAGGAGGATCTACAGCATCACCGCAGGAGGCAGCAGGTCACAGTTAATTGTGGCTGTGGAAG AGAGCTCCTGCGTGTGTCTCCAGTGTTGTGGTCCGGCTCGGGCCTGTTCCCTGCAGGGCTTCGACTGTCAGGGCCGCcaggtcttttattttgaaaggccCCTCAGGGTGGACGCCTGCTGCCTCGGCTGCTGCCTGATGGAGATGAGGGCCTACACACCTCAGAAACATCTTATTGGCAGCGTCTGCCAGAG GTGGAGCATGTTCACCCCGCTCCTGGAAGTGTGTGACGCCGAGGGAGCGTCCACCGCCAGGATCCAGGGCTCCTGCTGCCCGAGTCGATGCTTCTCCAACCAGCAGTTCCAG ATTGTCTCCAACGTTGGCGAGAACGTGGGCACGATATGGAAGAAATGGCCTGGTTTCAATGACGAACACAACATGGACCATGAGTATTTTGGGTTGGAAG TGCCGCAGCGTATGGAAGCACACACTAAACTGCTGATGCTGGCAGCCACCTTCCTGTTG AATCACATGTTCTTTGAAATGAGCTGA
- the eif4e2 gene encoding eukaryotic translation initiation factor 4E type 2 isoform X2 — translation MNNKFDALKDDDSGDHDQDQGSPKDSEKEKTEDEDKEQNSSKKKMVVPGAGEHPLQYNYTFWYSRRTPGRPASTQSYEQNIKQIGSFASVEQFWRFYSHMIRPGDLTGHSDFHLFKEGIKPMWEDDANKMGGKWIIRLRKGLASRCWENLILAMLGEQFMVGEEICGAVVSVRFQEDIISIWNKTASDQATTARIRDTLRRVLNLPPNTIMEYKTHTDSIKAWEDFHGLVNASGGR, via the exons ATGAACAACAAATTTGACGC TCTGAAAGATGATGACAGTGGAGACCACGACCAGGACCAAGGCTCACCGAAAGACAGTGAGAAGGAAAAAACTGAAGACGAGGATAAGGAACAGAACAGCTCTAAGAAAAAG ATGGTGGTGCCAGGGGCAGGAGAGCACCCTCTACAATACAACTACACCTTCTGGTACTCCAGACGCACCCCAGGGAGACCAGCCAGTACTCAGAGCTACGAACAGAACATTAAGCAGATTGGCAGCTTCGCCTCG GTGGAGCAGTTCTGGCGTTTCTATAGTCACATGATCCGGCCAGGCGATCTGACGGGCCATAGTGACTTCCACCTCTTCAAGGAGGGTATTAAACCCATGTGGGAG GATGATGCCAATAAGATGGGTGGAAAGTGGATCATCCGTCTGAGGAAAGGCCTGGCGTCCCGGTGCTGGGAGAACTTGATCCTGGCCATGCTCGGGGAGCAGTTCATGGTAGGAGAGGAGATCTGCGGGGCGGTGGTGTCAGTACGCTTCCAG GAGGACATCATCTCCATCTGGAACAAAACCGCAAGTGACCAGGCGACAACAGCTCGTATCAGAGACACCCTGCGCCGAGTCTTGAACCTGCCTCCCAACACCATAATGGAGTACAagactcacacagacagcaTTAA AGCATGGGAAGACTTCCATGGTCTGGTGAATGCTAGCGGAGGACGTTAG
- the chrng gene encoding acetylcholine receptor subunit gamma isoform X2, translated as MKGYNKNVRPMEKSGDITQVHIKMTLTNLISLNEKEEALTTSVWIEMQWCDYRLRWDQPPRSALYGNITSQMRVPSKSIWLPDVILENNVDGQFEVAYYCNALVSPDGCVYWLPPAIYRSACAITVNYFPFDWQNCTMVFRSQTYSANEIELVLSQEDNHTLEWVDIDPEAFTENGEWVIRHRPAKRVINTQHMKDELGYQELVFFLIIERKPLFYIINIIAPCVLFSSLCLLVFYLPAKAGGQKCTMSIATLLGQTVFLFLIAKKVPETSRAVPLIGKYLMFAMSVTTMVVMNCVIVLNVSLRTPNTHIMTDKVRKILLNVLPRLLRMQMQPWTPNSEYAPEAGNSKTLATERHLVPCRRRSSITLITKAEEYVMKTARSELMFTKLKERNGLMKSVLEKLHDGLEGGTAEQLSISLAKASPELKKCVASCKHIAETARQQSNFQNENEEWFLVARVIDRVCFIIMALVFFIGTIGIFLMGHFNQPPSSPFLGDPKKYLPPINNLTDLTGTDFLG; from the exons ATGAAAGGCTACAACAAGAATGTCCGGCCGATGGAGAAGAGCGGTGACATCACTCAGGTCCACATCAAGATGACTCTCACCAACCTCATCTCTCTG AATGAAAAGGAGGAGGCCCTGACGACGAGCGTCTGGATAGAAATG CAATGGTGTGACTACAGGCTCAGATGGGACCAGCCGCCCAGGTCAGCTCTGTACGGGAACATCACCTCCCAGATGCGGGTCCCCTCTAAGAGCATCTGGCTGCCGGACGTCATACTGGAGAACAA TGTGGATGGACAGTTTGAGGTTGCATATTACTGCAATGCGCTGGTGTCTCCTGACGGCTGCGTGTACTGGCTTCCTCCTGCCATCTACCGCAGTGCGTGCGCCATCACTGTCAACTACTTCCCCTTTGACTGGCAGAACTGCACCATGGTCTTCCG CTCCCAGACTTACAGTGCCAACGAGATTGAACTGGTCCTCTCACAGGAAGATAACCACACGTTGGAGTGGGTGGATATCGACCCAGAGGCTTTCACAG AAAATGGAGAGTGGGTCATCAGACACAGGCCGGCCAAGAGGGTGATCAACACCCAGCACATGAAGGACGAGCTGGGGTACCAGGAGCTGgtcttcttcctcatcatcgAGAGGAAGCCCCTCTTctacatcatcaacatcatcgcTCCCTGTGtgctcttctcctccctctgcctcctcgTCTTCTACTTACCTGCCAAAG CGGGCGGTCAGAAGTGCACCATGTCTATCGCCACTCTTCTGGGCCAGACTGTGTTCCTCTTCCTTATCGCCAAGAAGGTTCCGGAGACTTCGAGGGCAGTGCCTCTTATTGGCAA GTATTTGATGTTTGCGATGTCAGTGACCACGATGGTGGTGATGAACTGTGTGATAGTCCTCAACGTCTCCCTGAGAACCCCGAACACTCACATAATGACAGACAAAGTCCGAAAG ATCCTTCTAAACGTCCTGCCTCGGCTGCTGAGAATGCAGATGCAACCCTGGACACCAAACAGTGAATACGCCCCAGAAGCTGGAAACAGTAAAACTCTGGCAACAGAGAGGCACCTGGTCCCCTGTCGACGCCGCAGCTCCATAACGCTCATCACCAAGGCGGAGGAATATGTGATGAAGACAGCTCGGTCTGAACTCATGTTCACCAAACTCAAAGAGAGAAACGGATTGATGAAATCAGTACTCGAGAAGCTAC ATGATGGGCTGGAGGGAGGCACCGCCGAGCAGCTCAGTATCAGCCTGGCGAAGGCCTCTCCAGAGCTGAAGAAGTGCGTGGCCTCCTGCAAACACATAGCTGAGACTGCAAGACAACAGAGCAACTTCCAGAAT GAGAATGAAGAGTGGTTCCTTGTGGCCCGGGTGATCGACAGGGTCTGTTTTATCATCATGGCGTTGGTGTTTTTCATCGGCACGATCGGGATCTTCCTGATGGGCCATTTCAACCAGCCTCCCTCCTCGCCTTTCCTCGGGGATCCCAAGAAGTATCTCCCTCCAATAAACAATCTCACTGATCTAACTGGGACGGACTTCCTTGGCTGA